The Chelatococcus sp. HY11 genome includes a window with the following:
- the lptC gene encoding LPS export ABC transporter periplasmic protein LptC: MGAPNTSSAKRLQRGGYAAAVKHSARVRFFKKAIPIGAATAVILVLIIGIFDPFGRLRGLSLGPVSLSGTKITMAAPKLRGYRAGSRPYEMTAASASQDARKPNIVELNDITGKVTLENNGQAHIEATTGVYDSQTELLELAGRVNVRTDTGYSAHLTTASVDFKGGKVSSAEPVRVDIDGGSIKADKLDIDDNGKHIVFQGRVRAIMESDKARSNPPAPTND, translated from the coding sequence TTGGGGGCACCAAACACTAGCAGCGCCAAGCGTTTACAGCGCGGCGGTTACGCGGCCGCTGTGAAGCATTCCGCGCGCGTGCGCTTCTTCAAGAAGGCTATCCCCATCGGCGCGGCGACTGCCGTGATCCTCGTGCTGATCATTGGCATCTTCGATCCTTTCGGCCGCTTGCGCGGCCTCTCCCTCGGCCCGGTGAGCCTGTCCGGCACGAAGATCACGATGGCGGCGCCGAAGCTGCGCGGATACCGCGCGGGGTCGAGGCCCTATGAGATGACCGCGGCATCGGCGTCCCAAGATGCGCGCAAGCCCAATATCGTGGAACTCAACGATATTACCGGGAAGGTGACGTTGGAGAACAACGGCCAGGCTCATATCGAGGCGACGACGGGCGTTTATGACTCCCAGACCGAGCTTCTGGAACTTGCTGGCCGCGTCAATGTGCGGACTGACACGGGCTACAGCGCCCATCTCACGACGGCATCCGTCGACTTCAAGGGCGGCAAGGTTTCATCGGCGGAGCCGGTGAGGGTTGATATCGATGGAGGCTCGATTAAAGCGGATAAGCTTGATATCGATGACAATGGCAAGCACATCGTCTTCCAAGGGCGGGTGCGAGCCATCATGGAATCTGATAAGGCCCGATCGAACCCTCCTGCTCCTACGAACGATTGA
- a CDS encoding LptA/OstA family protein: protein MKRCFLSHLGFALALPIAVAAVAPAAFAQKVAQQQQQQQQGPKNSPLGGIGSNNKEPIKIDADRLDIFDREQRASFSGNVVAVQGDTTMRCSLLNVYYEQSAMGGATGAQRPAQPAAQPGGENSNIRRLDCKGPVTVVSKDQTATGENATYDRGDNKVILTGRVALSQGPNVQQCDRIVYNLDTSIANCESRPGGRVQGVFVPGSAEPGQKPAQSRQGR, encoded by the coding sequence ATGAAGCGTTGCTTCCTATCGCATCTAGGCTTCGCCCTGGCCCTACCGATCGCGGTTGCCGCAGTTGCGCCTGCCGCTTTCGCCCAGAAAGTTGCGCAGCAACAGCAACAGCAACAGCAAGGGCCAAAGAATTCGCCTCTCGGAGGTATCGGCTCCAACAACAAGGAGCCGATCAAGATCGACGCCGATCGCCTGGATATCTTCGATCGGGAGCAGCGCGCCAGCTTCTCCGGCAATGTGGTTGCCGTGCAGGGCGACACGACCATGCGGTGCTCGCTGCTCAACGTCTACTATGAGCAAAGCGCGATGGGCGGTGCCACCGGCGCGCAACGGCCGGCGCAACCCGCTGCCCAGCCCGGTGGGGAGAACAGCAATATCCGCAGGCTCGACTGCAAGGGGCCCGTGACGGTCGTCTCCAAGGACCAGACCGCGACTGGCGAGAACGCGACCTATGACCGGGGCGACAACAAGGTCATCCTCACTGGGCGCGTCGCTTTGAGCCAAGGTCCCAATGTGCAGCAATGCGATCGCATCGTCTATAATTTGGACACGAGCATCGCCAATTGTGAATCCCGCCCGGGTGGCCGCGTGCAGGGTGTCTTCGTTCCCGGCAGCGCCGAGCCTGGGCAGAAGCCGGCCCAATCGCGCCAGGGCCGCTGA
- a CDS encoding MarC family protein: MLHGASRMLDDQALFITQLVTLWAVLDPISHLPLFMGATTSLSDGEKRRAASIAVLLAFVILAIFGFCGQFLLHAMGISLLSFQIAGGIVLFLFAVSMVLGEAKHTPSSVPTGEKVMEVAVYPLATPIIAGPGAMLTIVLLMDNNRYSPTEQIITFAALATVLVGLLTIFLLGGILTKLLGTGMTNLLRRTMGLVLAALAVNLVLSAAATWLKLPEI; encoded by the coding sequence ATGCTGCACGGGGCCTCGCGGATGCTCGACGACCAGGCGCTTTTCATCACCCAGCTCGTCACGCTTTGGGCCGTGCTTGATCCGATAAGCCATCTGCCTCTTTTCATGGGGGCGACCACAAGCCTGAGCGATGGTGAAAAACGCCGAGCGGCCTCGATCGCCGTGCTGCTGGCCTTCGTCATTCTCGCGATCTTCGGCTTTTGCGGTCAGTTCCTCCTGCATGCCATGGGCATTTCACTGCTCTCCTTCCAGATCGCGGGCGGCATCGTCCTCTTCCTGTTCGCCGTGTCCATGGTGCTTGGCGAGGCCAAACACACGCCGTCGTCGGTGCCGACCGGCGAGAAGGTGATGGAGGTCGCCGTCTATCCGCTCGCCACGCCGATCATCGCCGGGCCCGGCGCGATGCTCACCATCGTCCTCCTCATGGACAACAACCGTTACTCGCCAACCGAACAGATCATCACCTTCGCCGCTTTGGCGACCGTTCTCGTCGGGCTCCTCACCATCTTCCTGCTGGGCGGCATTCTCACGAAGCTGCTCGGCACCGGAATGACCAACCTGCTGCGGCGAACGATGGGCCTCGTCCTCGCGGCGCTTGCCGTCAATCTCGTGCTCAGCGCGGCGGCGACCTGGCTGAAACTGCCGGAGATTTAG
- the ptsN gene encoding PTS IIA-like nitrogen regulatory protein PtsN, producing the protein MALIDIISPNAVLPSLKVNGKKQALQEVASQAARLLNLDDREIFEALLQRERLGSTGIGDGIAIPHGKLAHVDKLFGLMARLERPIDFEALDGQPVDIIFLLLAPETAGADHLKALARIARLLREPGLVDSIRATRDASALYALITQSAVSHPA; encoded by the coding sequence ATGGCTCTGATCGACATCATATCTCCGAACGCTGTTTTGCCCTCTCTCAAGGTCAACGGCAAAAAGCAGGCACTCCAGGAAGTCGCCAGCCAGGCTGCCCGACTTCTCAATCTCGATGATCGCGAGATCTTCGAGGCGCTGCTTCAGCGCGAGCGCCTGGGATCGACCGGCATCGGTGACGGCATCGCCATTCCGCATGGCAAGCTGGCCCATGTCGACAAGCTGTTCGGGCTCATGGCCCGGCTTGAGCGCCCTATCGATTTCGAGGCCCTCGACGGCCAGCCCGTCGATATCATTTTTCTGCTCCTGGCACCGGAGACGGCGGGCGCGGACCACCTCAAGGCGCTCGCCCGGATTGCCCGGCTGTTGCGCGAGCCGGGTCTGGTCGACAGCATACGTGCCACCCGGGACGCGTCGGCGCTTTATGCCCTTATTACCCAGAGCGCGGTTTCGCACCCGGCATAG
- a CDS encoding ribonuclease H-like domain-containing protein has protein sequence MAIRLHRGDLPPGLDFGASVAVDTETLGLNPHRDRLCVVQLSRGDGSAEVVQILRDGPPPENLIRLLADPGVVKIFHFARFDLAVLFHRLGVMPAPVYCTKIASKLTRTYTDRHGLKDLLKELLSVDISKQQQSSDWGADTLTDAQIAYAASDVLHLHALREKLDISLAREGRTEIAAACFDFLPTRARLDLLGWPDVDIFAHS, from the coding sequence ATGGCCATTCGTCTGCATCGCGGAGATCTTCCGCCAGGTCTTGATTTCGGCGCGTCAGTCGCGGTCGATACGGAGACGCTTGGTCTCAATCCGCACCGCGACCGGCTCTGTGTCGTTCAGCTCTCCCGTGGCGACGGGTCGGCGGAGGTTGTGCAGATCCTTCGCGACGGCCCGCCACCAGAGAATTTGATCAGGCTCCTCGCTGATCCCGGGGTGGTGAAGATCTTCCATTTCGCGCGTTTCGACCTCGCCGTGCTGTTCCATCGGCTGGGGGTCATGCCGGCGCCGGTCTATTGCACGAAGATCGCCTCGAAGCTCACGCGCACCTATACGGACCGCCACGGCCTCAAGGACCTCCTGAAGGAACTGCTTTCGGTCGATATCTCAAAACAGCAGCAATCCTCCGATTGGGGCGCCGACACATTGACGGACGCCCAGATCGCCTATGCCGCATCCGATGTCCTGCATCTCCATGCCCTGAGGGAGAAGCTGGATATATCCCTCGCCCGCGAGGGAAGGACTGAGATCGCGGCCGCTTGTTTCGATTTTCTGCCGACCCGGGCCCGGCTCGACCTTCTCGGCTGGCCTGATGTCGACATTTTCGCGCATAGTTGA
- the lptB gene encoding LPS export ABC transporter ATP-binding protein has translation MDQTVGASYAASSHEISGGALSSASEGAVQGRVMGSGILSVHGLEKSYRGRTVVQDATLHLSNGEAVGLLGPNGAGKTTIFYMITGLVGADRGMISLDGHDITHLPMYRRARLGIGYLPQEASIFRGLSVEDNIRAVLEAVEPDRKARDRKLDELLEEFDIARLRKSPSIALSGGERRRCEIARALAGNPSFMLLDEPFAGIDPIAVGDIQNLVRHLTRRGIGVLITDHNVRETLGLIDRAYIIHSGRVLTEGTPDEIIADQDVRRLYLGEDFHL, from the coding sequence ATGGATCAAACAGTCGGCGCCAGCTACGCCGCTTCCTCGCATGAGATCTCTGGTGGTGCCCTCTCATCGGCGAGCGAGGGAGCCGTGCAGGGCCGCGTCATGGGAAGCGGCATTCTCTCGGTGCATGGCCTCGAGAAAAGCTATCGCGGCCGAACCGTCGTGCAGGACGCGACGCTGCATCTCAGCAACGGCGAGGCCGTCGGCCTGCTTGGGCCGAATGGTGCCGGCAAGACGACGATCTTCTACATGATCACCGGGCTGGTAGGCGCGGACCGGGGCATGATCAGCCTTGATGGCCACGACATCACCCATCTGCCGATGTATCGGCGGGCGCGCCTCGGGATCGGCTATCTTCCCCAGGAAGCCTCGATCTTCCGCGGGCTGAGCGTCGAGGACAATATCCGTGCCGTGCTCGAGGCCGTGGAACCCGACCGCAAGGCACGGGACCGTAAACTCGATGAGCTGCTCGAGGAATTCGATATAGCGCGATTGCGGAAGTCACCCTCCATCGCGCTGTCTGGCGGTGAAAGGCGTCGCTGCGAGATTGCGCGTGCGCTCGCCGGCAATCCATCGTTCATGCTTCTCGACGAACCCTTCGCGGGTATCGATCCCATCGCGGTCGGTGACATCCAGAATCTCGTGCGGCACCTGACCCGCAGGGGTATCGGGGTACTTATCACCGACCATAATGTGCGAGAGACGCTCGGGCTGATCGACCGGGCCTATATCATCCACTCCGGTCGTGTGCTGACCGAAGGTACACCGGACGAGATTATCGCTGATCAGGACGTTCGTCGGCTCTATCTCGGTGAAGATTTTCACCTGTGA
- the rpoN gene encoding RNA polymerase factor sigma-54, whose protein sequence is MALSHRLELRQGQSLVMTPQLLQAIKLLQLSHFELMAHVEAELETNPLLERGGDVADGFDGADERHADAHEPAPPASFDTPLDPADWSQPDGGLQRETIEADFGTTFDNVFQDEAPLRAAEAAGGSELPVSSSLWSGVGGGGFDDDMDFAATLVADETLHGHLEAQLDLATTDPVTQLIGRFLIDAIDEAGYLAEDLAVIADRLDVGVSRVELVLKLVQSFEPSGVGARSLAECLAIQLRELDRFDPAMEALVANLPLVARRDFQALKRICGVDDEDLADMLAEVRQLDPKPGRAFGSTPVQPLVPDVFVRTAPDGSWLIDLNPETLPRVLVNQTYHAKVARHARNDTEKAYIADCLQNATWLQRSLEQRAKTILKVASEIVRQQDGFFAYGAEHLRPLNLKTVADAIGLHESTVSRVTSNKAIGTSRGVFAMKYFFSAAIAGVTGAESHSAEAVRHRIKQMIDQETPRDILSDDAIVQKLRDSGIDIARRTVAKYRESLRIPSSVERRRMHQRA, encoded by the coding sequence ATGGCTCTATCTCACAGACTTGAATTGCGCCAAGGGCAGTCCTTGGTCATGACGCCGCAGCTGTTGCAGGCGATCAAGCTGCTGCAGTTGTCGCATTTCGAGCTCATGGCGCATGTCGAGGCGGAACTCGAGACAAATCCCCTTCTGGAACGCGGCGGCGATGTTGCCGACGGCTTCGATGGGGCTGACGAGCGGCACGCCGATGCTCACGAGCCGGCGCCTCCCGCGTCCTTCGATACTCCTCTCGATCCCGCTGACTGGAGCCAGCCTGACGGCGGGCTCCAGCGCGAGACAATCGAGGCGGATTTCGGCACGACATTCGACAATGTCTTTCAGGACGAGGCGCCGCTACGGGCCGCAGAGGCTGCTGGCGGAAGTGAATTGCCGGTGTCGTCCTCCCTCTGGAGCGGCGTGGGCGGCGGCGGCTTCGACGACGACATGGATTTCGCCGCGACGCTTGTCGCGGACGAGACCCTTCACGGTCATCTCGAAGCCCAGCTCGATCTCGCCACGACGGATCCCGTTACCCAATTGATCGGCCGCTTCCTGATCGACGCCATCGACGAGGCGGGCTATCTCGCGGAGGATCTCGCGGTCATCGCGGATCGGCTCGACGTGGGCGTCAGCCGGGTAGAACTTGTGCTCAAGCTCGTCCAGAGCTTCGAGCCCTCCGGCGTAGGCGCGCGCAGCCTCGCCGAATGTCTTGCCATCCAGCTCAGAGAGCTGGACCGCTTCGATCCGGCGATGGAGGCCCTCGTCGCCAACCTGCCGCTGGTCGCGCGCCGGGATTTCCAGGCCCTCAAGCGCATTTGCGGGGTGGACGACGAGGATCTCGCCGACATGCTGGCGGAAGTGCGCCAGCTTGATCCGAAGCCGGGCCGTGCCTTCGGTTCCACGCCAGTCCAGCCACTGGTGCCGGATGTGTTCGTGCGGACAGCGCCCGATGGGAGCTGGCTTATCGATCTCAATCCGGAGACGCTGCCGCGGGTGCTCGTCAACCAGACCTACCACGCCAAGGTGGCGCGCCATGCGCGCAACGATACGGAAAAGGCCTATATCGCCGATTGCCTCCAGAATGCCACCTGGCTGCAGCGCAGCCTTGAGCAGCGAGCCAAGACCATTCTGAAGGTTGCCTCCGAGATCGTGCGCCAGCAGGACGGCTTCTTCGCCTATGGCGCGGAGCATCTGCGTCCATTGAACCTTAAGACAGTGGCGGATGCGATCGGCCTTCACGAATCAACCGTCTCCCGCGTGACGTCGAACAAGGCGATCGGTACAAGCCGTGGCGTCTTCGCGATGAAATATTTCTTCTCGGCGGCAATCGCGGGGGTAACGGGCGCTGAGAGCCATTCGGCGGAAGCTGTTCGCCATCGCATCAAGCAGATGATCGATCAGGAAACGCCGCGCGACATTCTGTCCGATGATGCCATTGTCCAGAAACTGCGTGACAGTGGCATCGATATTGCGCGGAGGACGGTCGCCAAATACCGCGAATCGTTGCGCATCCCGTCCTCGGTCGAGCGACGGCGGATGCATCAGCGGGCGTGA
- a CDS encoding flavin reductase family protein, with product MYFYQPSKGHGLPHDPFNAIIGPRPIGWISSRAADGVLNLAPYSFFNAFNYRPPIIGFASTGWKDSVRNITETGEFVWNLATRALAEAMNVTSTTLPPAVDEFALAGLTPAASQMVSVPRVAESPVAMECVKIDVIRLKSAAGEPVDSWLTLGEVVGVHIDEALLKDGVYDTAAALPILRAGGVGGYAQISPDVMFEMVRPDARR from the coding sequence ATGTATTTCTATCAGCCGTCCAAGGGGCATGGGCTGCCGCATGATCCCTTCAATGCGATCATCGGCCCGCGCCCTATTGGCTGGATTTCGTCCCGCGCGGCTGATGGGGTGCTGAATCTCGCACCCTACAGCTTTTTCAACGCTTTCAACTACAGGCCGCCGATCATCGGCTTCGCCAGCACGGGCTGGAAGGACAGCGTCCGCAATATCACCGAGACGGGGGAATTCGTCTGGAACCTGGCGACGCGCGCCCTCGCGGAGGCCATGAACGTGACCTCGACGACGCTGCCGCCCGCCGTGGATGAATTCGCGCTCGCAGGGCTGACGCCGGCAGCGAGCCAGATGGTCAGCGTACCGCGTGTGGCGGAAAGTCCTGTTGCCATGGAATGCGTGAAGATCGACGTCATTCGTCTCAAGTCGGCGGCGGGGGAGCCCGTCGACAGCTGGCTGACCCTCGGCGAGGTCGTCGGTGTCCATATCGACGAGGCGCTTCTCAAGGACGGCGTCTACGACACGGCGGCCGCGCTCCCCATCCTGCGCGCGGGAGGCGTGGGGGGCTACGCGCAGATCTCGCCCGACGTCATGTTCGAGATGGTGAGGCCCGACGCGCGCCGGTAA